The Bacteroidota bacterium DNA segment TTTACCAGCGAATTTAAAATATTAATTAACCGTTAAAAACAAATTCACGGTAAAATTTGAAAATTAAAATAACTAATAAATCAAAACCTTATTGCTATGAAAAAATTATTATTTTTAATCCTGTCGACTACACTCATTTTCAGTAGTTGTGCAAAATGGGATGACAACCCTGCAGCCGACTCAGAATATGAAGTAGTTTTCAAAGGTGTGGCAGCTTCATTAAATAACCTTAAAGCAACTTGTGATAACCCTGATGCACAATATGCCTTTGTTAAGGTTAAACATACCGCATCAAGCACCATCCTAGATTTTTATCCTGAGGTATTCTATCTAGGTGGTACCGCTTACACACAATCCATTAAACTAAAACCGGGTTCCTGGGAAATTCTTGAATTTGTTTTAATGGGTGATAATTTCACACCGGGTAATACCAGTGATGATATCGTTATACAAGCAACTCCGCAGCAAGGTGCTCCATACGCTGATTTTATTTCAAATCCATTACCATTTACAACACAGGTGACAGAATTCCAAAAAAATGAAATCCCAATTGAAGTATTGTGTTTTGAAGAAACAGAATATGAAGAATTCGGTTTTAAATGGTTTAGGATAGACCAAGTTTCAGTTCGAGAGCAAGTATTTTTTGGTGACCTTTGTGTTAAACATCCCGCAGATTATGCAGGATCTCTTTATGCCAACCAAACTAATGGTGTGCAAATAGATATGCCGGCAATCTTTAAAATTGATGTTTATAATAACGGTACTTTTGTCGAATCATTTTCCAATGCTTCATGGTTAGGACAAGGTCAGCCATTAAAAGTAAAATATGTTGACAATAATGGTGAAGTTAACCATTTCAGGTTTGAATTGTTCATCCTCGTGCAAGATGGAGTCAATTTTACCTATAAAAAATTCCATACATGGGAATTTGATGATGATGCAAGAATTTCAGCCGGACAGGATAATGTAGTTGACTTTGTTTTAGGAAACTGCATGGTAACCGATGCTGATTTAATTTTAGCTCCTTACATAAGCTTACCTGCTACAGCTACTTATCAGGCAATTGCATGGTTACCAAACAGCACACTGGGAGCTTATGTTGATGCAAAAATCACAAACGTAGGTGATGTATCAACCAAATATGAATTGTATAATGGAACATGGCCATCATGGTGTGCTGATAAAAACACAACCATCGGAAGTGGTCCATACAATATGGACGTTTATAGTTCACTATACCCAAATTTAATACCGGTATTCGCCCGTCATGCGCAAGTATGGCCAATGGTAAACTGGTTAATGAATAACTTACATTATTATCCAACTGCAAGCATTATGGACATTCAAGATGCAATTTGGATATTACTAAACAATTATACTGGCGGTAGCTCATTAGCTCACACGATTGCTTCACAAGCATCGCAATATGGAGCTGGTTATGTTCCATTGCCAGGTGGTTGGGCAGCTATAATTTTCGTACCTCAAGGTACACCTCCAACTCAAGCTCAGCCAAACATTCAAACTATGTTCATCAGGGTCGATCCCTAGCAAAAACAACTAAATTTTGTGAACATAAAGGACCGGGGTAATTTATTACCCCGGTCTAATTTTCGCCTTTTAATTGTCCTTTCTTTAATGCTAGCAAAAAGAATTATAGACTAGACAAAAGCTCCCTAACTATTATAAACTATAAAAAACTATTATAAAATTAATCCTGAAAATTCTACACTTATTTTTTATATTTACTTTGACAAAGGTTAACACAAAATACCCCAGAACGATGAAACGGTTTTACAAAATTATCTTCCATCCATTTTCACTTTCAATCATTCTTTTGGGGGTTATGATCTTAATGATTCCAAGGATCAATAAGTACAGAACTGAGTTGGTCAACGACAATCAGATTTCCAAATCAGAAAAAAGCCTTTATTATTCTTTAATCAAAAAAGGCCAAATCGCTGAGATCGACAAAAAACTAAATATCCATTTACACAAGAAATTAGAAGATGTTTCATTCAATGAATATTTTGAAATGGATCTGGATGAAGATGGTGAAACCGAATATCTTTTCATGGGTGATAAAAACCAATTTATGATCATTGCCAGAAATGATTTCTCACATCCGATAATATTCCCGCTTCCATTTAACGACAATGCCAAACAGATCGAAATAAAATTCACCAACAAAATATTCCCACAATTATCCATCATTTATGGTGATCAGCAGATTTATATAAATTATTTAAAGAACAAATTATATTCTTATCGATATTTACTCCTATTCGCTCTTTATGTAATTATTCTCATAATAGTGATCTTATTAAATAGGATTTTCAATATCTATAAACAAAAAAGGATTGAATGCGCCAAAGAAATTGCCGAACTCAAACTAAAAAACATCAGAAATCAACTTGATCCTCATTTCACGCTTAACGTACTGAATTCTATTGGATATTCTTTTCAGGCAAATGATGCAGAAACGTCTGACTATATTTTTGGCAAATACAGTAAACTTCTTCGCAATACCATATTTGCTTCAAGCAGTGCATACTCGACTCTTGAGAATGAACTTGAATACATTCAGGACTATCTTGATATTGAAAAATTCAGGATGGAAGACCGTTTTCAATATAAAATTACAGCAATTCCGGACAATGCCGACAAAATCATTTTTCCTAAAATGATGCTCCACACCTTTGTTGAGAACTCGATTAAACATGGAATTAAACCCTTAAAAAAAGCAGGATACTTAAGTATTAATTTTATAAATGAAAATAAAAATACTATCATTTTAATTCAGGATAACGGGATTGGGCGGGAAAAAGCAAAAGATCAGAATATAAACAGCACAGGCAAAGGTTTGGAGATTATAGAAGAAATGATTGAGTTATTCTATGAACTGGTAAAAATTAAAATCAATTATCAGATTACCGATCTGTATGATGAGGATAAAAATCCAAAAGGGACATTGATTAGAATTTCTTACCCAACTCAAAACCCTGAATAAAAATTTCCCAGCATGGGAAATACTTTCCCGAAATGCCTTCGTATAACAAATTACTTTATTACTTAATATCTGATAATGTGATTCTTATGTAATTTGTATAATGTTTGTTATCTGTGTTAGAGCAATAGAAGGTTTACATTATGGGATACATTAAATGTGCAATAATTGATGATGAACTGGCAGCCGTGAACAGGCTTGAAATGCTTTTGCAAAAAATCGATACAGTTCAGGTTGTTTTTAAATCAACCGATCCGGAGTCGTTTGTTGCTGCCATCCTTCAAAAAAAACCGGATATTGTTTTTCTGGACATTGAAATGCCCCGGATCACAGGATTTGATATTGTTGAGGATTTAAGATCGAAATATTTCTTGCCTAAATTCATTTTTATTACCGGATACAATCAATATGCAATAAAGGCCATTAAAAATGCTGCTTTTGATTATATACTAAAACCGGTAGATATTGACGATTTAAAGTCATGTATTCAGCGTTATGATCAGCAGTATAATTCAAAAACAGTAAACTTAAACGACTTTGTTTTATGCGAATCATTGACAAAGCGTGAAAATGAGGTACTACAACTCTCCTGTATGGGATTGCCCATCAAACAAATCTCCAGCAAACTAAAAATATCTGACCGCACAGTTGAGAAACACAGATCAAACCTAATGGTAAAAACCGGTTCAAAAAACTTGATTGAGGTTATCGTTTACGCTTATAAAAATGCCATTGCTTCTGTGTATCTATAACCAATAGGCAGTTAAGGATTATCGCATATCAACCCTCAACTTATTAACAATTCTATATTCATTTAATTTAATTTATTGTTCGTCCTTCCAAACAATAATAATTATATTTGCCTGCACTTAATTAGACCTTAAATTAAAAATGATACAATGAAAATTACGATAGTTGGTACCGGATACGTTGGTTTAGTAACAGGTACATGCTTTGCTGAAGTCGGCATTGATGTTAGTTGTGTGGATATTGATAAGAAAAAAATTGATGGCCTCAATAAAGGAATTATTCCAATTTTTGAGCCCGGTCTGGAAGAACTTGTTCATAGAAATGTCAAAAAAGGAAGATTACATTTCACTACAGATTTGGCCTCCACACTTGATGGGTGTGAAGTTGTTTTTGGTGCAGTCGGAACCCCTCCCGATGAGGATGGAAGCGCTGATTTAAAATATGTTCTGGAAGTTGCCAGAGAAGTCGGACAACACATGACTGACTATTTGTTAATGGTTACAAAAAGCACAGTTCCGGTTGGAACAGCCGAAAAAGTAAGAGCTGCATTACAAGGGGCACTTGATGTCAGAAGATCTGACCTTAAATTTGACGTAGCTTCAAATCCTGAATTTCTGAAGGAAGGAGCAGCTATTGATGATTTCATGCGCCCTGATCGAATTGTTGTAGGAGTGGACAAACCTAAAGCACAAGACTTGATACAAAAGCTTTATAAACCATTTACAATGAATGGCCATCCTGTAGTATTTATGGATATCATTTCAGCTGAGATGACAAAATATGCCGCTAACTCAATGCTCGCAACAAAAATCAGCTTTATTAATGATATTGCCAACCTATGCGAAATTGTTGGTGCAAACGTAAATATGGTTCGTAAAGGAATTGGTTCCGACACCCGAATCGGCCCAAAATTTATTTATCCCGGTGCAGGATACGGTGGCTCATGTTTTCCAAAAGATGTGAAAGCATTAATTAAAACTGCCGACGATAATAACTATTCCTTAGATGTACTAAAAGCTGTTGAAGAAGTTAATGAAAGACAAAAATCCATCATGTACCGTAAAGTTGCTGCCTATTTCGATAATAAATTAGTAGGTAAAAAAATTGCTTTATGGGGCTTGTCATTTAAACCTAAAACTGATGATATGCGTGAAGCTCCATCGTTGGTGATTATTAAAAAATTCCTTGAAGCCGGAGCAAGCGTAAGTGCTTATGATCCTGCAGCGATGGAAGAAGCAAAAATCAAACTCGGCAACTCTATTGAGTATGTTCAAAACCAATATGATGCACTTAAAAATGCCGATTGTCTTGTCATCATCACCGAATGGTCCGAATTCAAATTCCCGGATTTTGCAAGGATTAAAAAACTTTTAAAGAATCCTGCGATATTTGATGGTCGTAACATCTACGATTATAACGAAATTAAAAAGCTCGGATTTGATTATTCCTGCATTGGAATCAATATTAAATAAATGCAAAGCCTGATAAAACCTATCAGGCTTTTCTTTTTTTTCTATCTTTAAGAATTAAATAATTATTAAGATCATATTCAAACGGGCATGTTCGTTAAGTACAATTAAGGATGAAAATCTCATATGCGAGTTTTATCTAATAAACTAATTAAACTTATTTACAGATGAAAAAAATTCTAGTAACCGGAGGTGCCGGATTTCTTGGCTCACATCTTTGTGAACGGCTTTTAAATGATGGTAATGAAGTAATTTGTCTTGATAATTATTTTACCGGTCAAAAGAAAAATGTAATACATCTGCTCGATAACCCCTACTTTGAAATGATCAGGCATGATGTTACCATGCCATTCTTTATCGAAGTAGATCAAATTTACAATTTGGCTTGTCCTGCATCACCTATTCATTACCAGTACAATCCGATTAAAACCATTAAAACTTCTGTTGCAGGTGCAATCAATATGCTTGGATTGGCCAAGCGTATAAATGCAAAAATCCTACAAGCATCCACAAGTGAAGTTTATGGTGATCCACAGATCCACCCTCAAACTGAATCATACTGGGGGCATGTAAACCCGATCGGTTCGCGTGCCTGCTATGATGAGGGAAAACGTTGTGCCGAAGCCCTGTTCGTAAATTATCATAAACAAAACAATGTTCGTATAAAAATCATGCGCATATTTAATACCTATGGGCCAAGGATGCACCCGAACGACGGAAGGGTTGTTTCCAATTTTATAATGCAAGCATTACATGGTAGGGATATTACCATTTATGGTGATGGATTACAAACCAGAAGTTTTCAATATGTAGACGATTTAATCGAAGGGATGATAAGACTGATGGAAACCGGAGATGATTTTATCGGACCCGTAAATGTTGGAAATCCCGGCGAATTTACCATGCTTCAATTAGCTGAGAAAATCATTGAATTTATCGGCTCAAAATCAAAAATCGTTTATGAACCCCTTCCCGATGATGATCCTATGCAACGGCAACCTGACATTACACTTGCCAGGGAAAAATTAAACTGGGAACCCAAAATTTCTTTAAACGAAGGCTTGATCAAAACAATCAATTTTTTCAAAACTATAGTATAGTATGATGCAAAACATCCTTGTTACCGGTAGCAAAGGGCAGCTTGGGAATGCAATAAAAAAGATATCATCTAAGCTGATAAATTCCAATTTTTTCTTCACGGATATTGAAGAATTGGATATTACCTCCTACGATCAAATTGGCAAATTTATTCAAAAAAATAAAATCAATATAGTCATAAATTGTGCAGCTTATACCGCGGTTGACCAAGCAGAAACGGACCGGGAAAAAGCCTTTCTAATAAACGTGACGGCAGTAGAATACCTGTCGATACAGGCAAAAGCAAATAATGCCACACTTATTCACATTTCCACCGATTATGTTTTTGATGGCACCAGCCATATCCCCTATAAGGAAACTGACATTCCTGATCCAAAATCGTATTACGGACTTACAAAATATGAAGCCGAACAAAAGATCGAACAGTTCGCGGAAAATGCCATCATTATCCGCACCTCCTGGCTCTATTCAGAATACGGGAACAATTTTGTAAAAACAATGATCAGGTTAGGAAATGAGAAAGAAAGCTTAAATGTAATTAACGACCAGTTTGGGTCACCTACTTATGCAGCTGATCTTGCTGATACAATTATTAACCTAACACAAGTAAGAATTAAAGGAATTACATTTTACAATTATTCGAATGAA contains these protein-coding regions:
- a CDS encoding histidine kinase, with the translated sequence MKRFYKIIFHPFSLSIILLGVMILMIPRINKYRTELVNDNQISKSEKSLYYSLIKKGQIAEIDKKLNIHLHKKLEDVSFNEYFEMDLDEDGETEYLFMGDKNQFMIIARNDFSHPIIFPLPFNDNAKQIEIKFTNKIFPQLSIIYGDQQIYINYLKNKLYSYRYLLLFALYVIILIIVILLNRIFNIYKQKRIECAKEIAELKLKNIRNQLDPHFTLNVLNSIGYSFQANDAETSDYIFGKYSKLLRNTIFASSSAYSTLENELEYIQDYLDIEKFRMEDRFQYKITAIPDNADKIIFPKMMLHTFVENSIKHGIKPLKKAGYLSINFINENKNTIILIQDNGIGREKAKDQNINSTGKGLEIIEEMIELFYELVKIKINYQITDLYDEDKNPKGTLIRISYPTQNPE
- a CDS encoding response regulator transcription factor; its protein translation is MGYIKCAIIDDELAAVNRLEMLLQKIDTVQVVFKSTDPESFVAAILQKKPDIVFLDIEMPRITGFDIVEDLRSKYFLPKFIFITGYNQYAIKAIKNAAFDYILKPVDIDDLKSCIQRYDQQYNSKTVNLNDFVLCESLTKRENEVLQLSCMGLPIKQISSKLKISDRTVEKHRSNLMVKTGSKNLIEVIVYAYKNAIASVYL
- a CDS encoding UDP-glucose/GDP-mannose dehydrogenase family protein; its protein translation is MKITIVGTGYVGLVTGTCFAEVGIDVSCVDIDKKKIDGLNKGIIPIFEPGLEELVHRNVKKGRLHFTTDLASTLDGCEVVFGAVGTPPDEDGSADLKYVLEVAREVGQHMTDYLLMVTKSTVPVGTAEKVRAALQGALDVRRSDLKFDVASNPEFLKEGAAIDDFMRPDRIVVGVDKPKAQDLIQKLYKPFTMNGHPVVFMDIISAEMTKYAANSMLATKISFINDIANLCEIVGANVNMVRKGIGSDTRIGPKFIYPGAGYGGSCFPKDVKALIKTADDNNYSLDVLKAVEEVNERQKSIMYRKVAAYFDNKLVGKKIALWGLSFKPKTDDMREAPSLVIIKKFLEAGASVSAYDPAAMEEAKIKLGNSIEYVQNQYDALKNADCLVIITEWSEFKFPDFARIKKLLKNPAIFDGRNIYDYNEIKKLGFDYSCIGINIK
- a CDS encoding SDR family oxidoreductase, producing the protein MKKILVTGGAGFLGSHLCERLLNDGNEVICLDNYFTGQKKNVIHLLDNPYFEMIRHDVTMPFFIEVDQIYNLACPASPIHYQYNPIKTIKTSVAGAINMLGLAKRINAKILQASTSEVYGDPQIHPQTESYWGHVNPIGSRACYDEGKRCAEALFVNYHKQNNVRIKIMRIFNTYGPRMHPNDGRVVSNFIMQALHGRDITIYGDGLQTRSFQYVDDLIEGMIRLMETGDDFIGPVNVGNPGEFTMLQLAEKIIEFIGSKSKIVYEPLPDDDPMQRQPDITLAREKLNWEPKISLNEGLIKTINFFKTIV
- the rfbD gene encoding dTDP-4-dehydrorhamnose reductase, with the translated sequence MQNILVTGSKGQLGNAIKKISSKLINSNFFFTDIEELDITSYDQIGKFIQKNKINIVINCAAYTAVDQAETDREKAFLINVTAVEYLSIQAKANNATLIHISTDYVFDGTSHIPYKETDIPDPKSYYGLTKYEAEQKIEQFAENAIIIRTSWLYSEYGNNFVKTMIRLGNEKESLNVINDQFGSPTYAADLADTIINLTQVRIKGITFYNYSNEGSCTWYEFAKAIMELKKINCVVNPITTEEYPTAAVRPKYSLLDKSKIKKELNIEIPFWKESLKTCLKKI